Below is a genomic region from Mustela lutreola isolate mMusLut2 chromosome 1, mMusLut2.pri, whole genome shotgun sequence.
cagacagaaatcacaagtaggcagagaggtaagcagaaaggcagacagagagacaggaggaagcagagagcagagagccctacatggggcttgatcctaggaccccggaaccataacccgagctgaaggcagaggccccaacccactaagccacccaggcgccccagacctcCAGTTTCTTACAATGATCTATAGGAGCAACAGAGGTTCTGACAGAGAAAACTTAATATGTGAAAGCACTAATTTCAAATGCAGAGGAGGAAAGAGTGCCCTCTTTAGGACCTAATGGTTTGAATccaacagttctttttttaaagattttatttatttatttgacagagatcacaagcaggcagagaggcaggcagatatagagagagagagaggaggaagcaggctccctgctaagcaggacccttggatcatgacctgagccgaaggcagaggctttaacccactgagccacccaggcgccctgaatctTATAAGCACCTCTTAAGAAGTCATTTCTGTAGATCtaagttttttcatttaaaaaaagaaagaaagaaaagaaaaagggctgGATTAATACACTCTAGGTTTTCTCCagttttaaaatgccatttaagtaattttctctttttcctaataCCAACCTTTCGAAGCCACAGGGACTCCTGCTGCAAGCTGCAGGGAGCCACAAGACCCTGATGTTCTGCTAGATCCTGGGCTATCAGACCCAAAAAGAAGTttctgggggcgcttgggtggctcagtcagttaagcatctgcctttggctcgtgtcatgatcacatggtcctgggatcgaggcccagatcgggctccctgctgggtggggagcgtgcttctccctctgcctctccctgttactccccctacttgtgctctctctttctgtcaaatggataaataaaattaaaaaaaaaaaaaaaaaggaagaagaagttgTTTCTGGTGGTGAGGAAAAGGTCTGCCACCCAAGTTATAAGTTTTAATCTGGAGTCAAGACTACACAGGCAGTTTGCCCTCTACTGCTCACAGGTAAAAGGAGACAAACTGTGAACTGGTTAAGAGCTCAGCAACAGAGCTATACTGAAATGACACACTTGTGCTCAATATTCTCACTATTTTCAAACACTATTAATTAAATCAGCAGCACTCAGGATCAAAATATGCTTCTTTTGTCTATCTCCTACTACAAGGCCAAAGAATAAATCTCCCTTCAAGCAGACTAGGCACACAATAAGGACACCTTCCTTCCCTGCCGGCCATACTAGTCTAGCGGCAGCAATAGCCCAACAGTGACACCTGCTGGGGAAAGCCAAGCAAGGGCGGGCTCATTAGCTAGAGAACATCTGGTCCCTTTTGAAGGTGGCAGAAGATGCTGATAAGCACTTGTATGTATTAGGGATTTACACTAGAATGCAGCCACTCAAATTACGAGGAAGTGATGGCCCTTCTATAAAGGCTACGCACTTGGAATATTGGAATATTTTACATTGTACCTCACTCACTTTTGAGCAGGCTGTCAGCCTTCCACAGTACATCTCATCGTAGCTCATCGCAAGTGACTCCACAAATCATGTAACTACTATATTTTACAATGAAACCATgcattatttgtgtatttttaaaagaaaaaatatacttaCACAACTGTTTACTAGAgcctacatttttaaacatttgaacttcttctttttttttttttagattttatttatttatttgacagagagaaatcacaagtacactgagaggcaggcagagagagagagagagaaagaagcaggctccgtgctgagcagagagcccgatgcgggacttgatcccaggaccctgagatcatgacctgagccaaaggcagcggctcaacctactgagccacccaggcgccctaaacatttgaacttctttatttaaaacacaaacagtttctgggttttttttttttttttttttttttttaagattttacttatttgggacgcctgggtggctcagttggttaagcagctgccttaacCGGGCTGCCttaatcgggctccttgctcagcagggagcctgcttctccctctgcctctgcctgccactctgcctgtgttcactctctctgacaaataaataaataaaatctttaaaaaaaaaaaaagattttatttatttatttgaagaaagagacagcgagagagagaacacaagcaggggcagtgggagagggagaagcaggcttgccactaagcagggagcccgatgcgggacttgatccctggaccctgggatcatgacctgagccgaaggcagatgcttaactgactgagccacccagatgccccagtttcTGGGTTTAAACGGTCTACTTTTATTAAGAAGTGATTAATATtttagtcacatgtggctatttacattgaattaaaattttaaaatggggcgcctgggtgactcagtgagttaagccgctgccattggctcaggtcatgatctcagggtcctgggatcgagtcctgcatggggctctctgctcagcagggagcctgcttccctctctctctctctctctgcctacttgtgatctctctctgtcaaataaataaataagggcgcctgggtggctcagtgggttaagccgctgccttcggctcaggtcatgatctcagggtcctgggatcgagtcccgcatggggctctctgctcggcagggagcctgcttccctccctctctctctctgcctgcctctccatctacttgtgatttctctctgtcaaataaataaataaaatcttaaaaataaataaataaaatctttttaaaaaaaatttaaaaatgtacatctaGCTCCTCAgttcacactagccacattttgaATGCTTATTAGTCACATGTGGCCAATGCCTACCATACTGGACAACACAGATACAGAACACTTACATCACTATAGAACAGTTTATTGGATGGCATTGTTCTAGAGAAACATATTATTTTCAGATGAAATTTTATGTCTGGGTCTGGGGAGTCAACAGGGGATATAGACAAATGGAAGCCGGacaaatgttaataatttttaaagtcagaTGAGAGATATATGAAAATTCACTTAttaaactttctatttttatatgaagattatcataataaaaaactaaatgaaactaAAATTAGCAAAAATGTTTCACCGAAAAATGAGGTATCACACTAAGGAATATACCATGGTTGGCAGCTTGGAAAAATCTGTAGTCCTACAAACTAGAATTCAAATCCCCACTCAGCAACCTACTTCTGGATCTTTAACAAGAAACtcaacttttctgagcctcactttcctcaaATGTAAGATGagacatctggggcacctgggtggctcagtgggttaaagcctctgccttcagctcaggtcatatctcagagtcctgggatcaggccccgaatcggggtctctgctcagtggggagcctgcttccccctctctctcactctctgcccacctgtgatctttgtcaaataaataataaaatctttaaaaaaaaaaataagatgagacATTTAATACCTGCCTTGAAGAGTTATGGTGGAAATTAGAAATAACAAGTAAAAGATATAGTATCTAACACATAGTAGGGCCTCAGTAATTGGTATCTCTAATCATAATCAAACAGAGTTTACTTTAAACCACTCAGATATTTCTCAGACCACCACCAGAAGAGGTACTACGACAACAGAATGCACAAAGGCTAACAGACCAGAGGCCCACTGGTACTATGGAAACAGGTCCTGGGAGGCTTTTAGAGCAGTAACTAAAGACAGTTCTTTTACAACTACCTTTCATAAACCTTTTGCATGTCTGCTCTATGTCGGACACTGTGCTTGCTACCTTCCCACCTCTCTTGACAAAGAGCAGTAACAGTCCCAAGTTCCTAATATGGGCCATTATGCAAGGCAAAATATTACAAAGCTGGGAATTTAGGAGATGTTAACCCAGAACTAGTCCCTTATACTTAGTCTCAACTATAAGAGCATAGTAACAACCTCTATTATTTTGTCTATCTTTCATAGCCAACCAAGTGTCCTATCTTCCCCTTAGCAACAGCCTCTAGTAACCACCCAATAGCTTGCATTCAacatgttctttcctgtcttagaatgtgctggtctCCTAAAATAAAAAGGTCTTTCCCTAATCCTACCCATCTTTCAAGACTTGATTTCGTACAGCCTTCTTTGATGATACTTCCCTTTCTCTGAAATGAAACTGCATTTAATCTCAGTACCGCACAGTGAAGCATTTGGGTCATctacattttttatataattgcATGTAAATAAGCCCTGCCTTTATAATAACACTCCCAGTGGGTAAAGACCAGGTATTATACTTCTTCCATATTCCctacagtgcctagcacagtgctggaaaaactgtaaccattcaacaaatacttattaactGGGTAACTCTCTAAAGCATCCTCCCAAAATAACAAGTACATTATATGCACAATCCATATTCCCACCCTTGTTAGAAGCTTATGTCAGAAATTTCAGTTGCTTCAATAGAGGATGTAATGCAGAGCAATATGCTGTTTGGATCCAACAGGCATATTCTGGGAGTTGGTGATTACGCTAGATGTGACCTTTACAGAATTACAGAAAGAAGTCCCTAATAAATCAAGATAGATGCGCACACAGCCATACATGGAACATGTGGTGGGCGGTCAACTACACCCACTCCGTTTCTTCCATGGAAGAGTTGCCTGGGATGCTGATCTGAGTACGGAGAGGCCTTCCTTCTACAAATTATTCTTCTTCCTCACCTTGAGGTGAATGTCCATCTGGAAGATCTCCTCAAAGAATTTTTAACTAAGCAACTAATCTGCTATCCAAAAAAATATGTATCCCTAAAAAAATGGACTttccttgacacacacacacacacacacacacaaattttcttttcccttctgtcaAGTTGCAGTGTTCCAAAAGATAAGGTTTAATAGGTGAACACAACTATCCAGAGAGACACGACTGAAAAAGAGCTAATATGCTAGTCTGTAGCACTCTGGGACATGTTCTTTTTTCACAATAACTAGTGCTCCACATACAATCCTCCAAGAAGGTCAAAAAGCAGGGCAGAGGAAGTCAATGGCTCTACCTCCTCCTACACCTCTAACCTgaactatattcttttttttttcttctatattctcCTTTAAGGTGAAAGGTCTCACGGGCTTAGCCAGAAAAGGAGCTAGCAGAACCACGTGACTTATACTGTTAGGCCCCATTCTATCTCTGCCACCAGAGCCAGATCTTCCAAGAAGATGCAATGGATATCAGGGAGACCAAAACCAGATGCACGGGTCCCAGACGCTCCAGATCCAGCCACAACATCTACAGGACTGAAGGAACAGACGTAAGGAGAAAAGCAAGGGATGTAGGAGAAGACAAGAAAGCACCTGCTTACCTCCTGAGTGAATCTTCCTCAGAGCTCTCCTCAGGCATATCCTGATGTAAGGCCTCCTGTGGTACAGTTCCAGATCTGCTAGACTGGGTATAAATTCTTTCCCAGTGGCCTGTCTCCTGGTTGAAGGCCACTCCCACAGTCCTCTCCTCCTGCGGACTAGTAGAGCTGCTCAACTCCAGCCTGCTGGAGCTGGGCGTTTGGCCCTCAGTCCGCTCAAGGGGTGGCAGCTGGCTGCCACTCGATGGCATGCCCTCGAAGGTGGTGGGGACCTGCCAGGACGAGCTGGCCTCGCTAGAGGAGTAGTTGGGTGTGGTTCTTTCCCAGCGCAGGGTGTCATTGTTGAAGGTCAGGAGATTGTGGCAAGCACGACAGCGGTTCAGGTGGCCACGGGACAGGTTGGAGTTGTTCTCACTACTGTGCGGGGTGGGCTGGTGGGAGGGGCCTGGCCTCTCGGATTCAATGTTGTTATTGAGCATTTCCTGGGCCTGTTGGGTCTGGGGGACTTCTCCACTCAGGCTGTGGTCCAGCTCCTGAAGCCGGTCATACTCCAGAAAGAAGCGTCTCAGGTCACACTGAAGCTCATGGCGAATGCTGCCTGAGTTGTTTTGGCTGGAGCCACTTCCTCCATCTGACTCAGCTGCCAACCCTGAAGCTGGAAAACCCCTCCCTTCTGTGGCTGAAGTGTACACAGACGCTTGAGAGCCACCTTCCTGCTGTCTCAGCACAGACAGCAAACTCACCGAAGAGGCACTGGTCCTGGGTGGAGGCATGGATTCTGCCTCAGAGCGGGAGTTCAGACTGAGCACTGTCCGGGTCCACTCGGACCCTGTCAGCCCAGGAGCTATTTCTCGGTGATATCTAGAAGGGTGGCTGGACAAAGGGCCTCCCAAAGAGCGACGGGTGGGGCCCAGACTGAGGTTGCGGAGCGTGTTGCCGGCAGTGCTGCTCTGGACTGTACTGAAGGCAGACGGCCGGTTCAGGAGGCCCTGGTCCTGCTGCGCTGACGAGGCCTGCTCCGGGGGATGGAAGGGCTCGGTCtgtacaaaagaaaaggaaggggtaGTAGCCCTGGCAGAAGCAGGGGGGACACTGTCCTGGTGTGGCAAGAGGGAAGGAACTCGAGTGCCAGAGCAGCGGCTGCAAAGGCACAGGATCCCAAGGTGCTGGCAGCACTCAGCTGTGGGGTAACTGACCCGCTGTCGGAGCCGGATGTAAGCGGAAGTCCTGGGGCGCTCCGTGGAGGGCTGAGGGGGAGgcggtgggggtgagggggtagcAGAATCTTGCACTGTGCTTTGCTCTCCCACCTGGATGCCAGAGGAGCGGGAGGACAGCATGTGCAGGAAATTGTGGAGGAGAGGCGTCCGGCGAACTGGCTGTGATTGCAGCAGGGCACGCTGACGGTAGTGGGATAACTCTGTTCCGTCTATGGGAATCTCTGGTTCGTCATCACCCTGCAACGTGGAgcgaggtggggcagggggagagcgaGGCAGTTAGGTAGAAACTCCAGGTAAATCAAGGAAAACTAACTACTGACTCTGACTACCATCCAAGGAAAACAGTCTTCATGAAGAGACAACAACCCTACCCTGAAGCACTGAGGACTAACTGGCTTCAGCTTCCAAATCATCATATGGAATTAAACTGTTCACTTCCAATTAGTGACACTTCTGAATGCGTACAGAGGGCAAACCGACACTTTTACAAAGTGCATCTCTCTGACACAGAGGCATTGAGGGAAGCAAAAATGTCAAGCAACCAGAGACACAAAAATGACAAGCTATCCAATACAGCCTGGTTACTTCTAATAAAGTGGTCACTTGGGGGTTTCAGAATTAATTCCCCTGTCAAGGCTATGGCTAGCACTTTGAATACACAGTCTGAAGCTAGTTCTCAATCTCGACTAGAAAAGAAACACTTGGGCATTACAAAGTACAAGTCCAATAAAATCAGAATTGGAGCACTAGTTTAGGAAAAAACTCCCAGTTTAGATGGAGTTGGAACTGCTGACTAACTTACCTGCTGATTAGAGGGGTTAACAATGGCTGTGAGTAAGTAGTGTCCGAGAGGATCAAATCTCACCAgactgaaaacacaaaaagaaagacagacatgcATAGATGTTAAATAAGAAGAGGAAGTCTGTGTTCAAATGTATGGCAATCACTACTGATAACTGCGGATTACCCAGGCATCCTCTTCATTCTAGGAACTTTCAAAACTCttgaagaaatcaaaataatagGGCTCATACTTCTTGTTATCTCCTCACACTTGCCAGAATAGGGGATTATGTATCACGAAGATAATTTCAAAAAGCACCTAGGCTTCTGTCCCAAGAAGCAGCTACATTAAGCACATGCTTGCTTATACTGAAGAGCCCAAAAGAACAGTAAAGCACAGCACACTCCCATACCCTGCCACTGGGTTAGTCTGTTCTGCCCTCACAAAGCAGCTACACTGGCAAGAAGCAGAAGTTCTGGTGACAGTGAACAGTTTCAGCATCAAGTGATACAGCTGAGACTAGAAAATTTTCTTATATCCAACCGCAATACCAAGAGGACCAAAGAAAACCCATGCATCAGCTTTAATTCCAGCAATGTGTGTTTGCATTTTGAGGGCTAAATATCAATCAGCAGATCTGACACATAATTCATCTCCATTATCCAGTTTGATAAACGCAAATAACTGATTTAGCAACTTCCCACCAAACTAACCTCTACCTGAACACCATTCAGGTTTCCCAAAAGAGGGCCCTATCCCAAATCCAGACAGCTCTGAACGCAAAAGACATTCTAACAACCCTGGTCTACAAAGACCAGAAGATGAGACCAATCAGAAACAGCTAAAATGAACTACTGATTGGCCAGCAGCTTAAAAAGTAGGAGCTGTACACATAACCACCTGCTCTGAGCAGATATAACAAACTGCTTCCTCAAGGGACAGCAAGTGTAAATGTTCTCTGCCATGTTAGTCCTATGCCAGACATTGCTGGTGGCCAGAGCACTCACCGGACCCGTTCCATCTCGCTAGCTGTCTTCACGACAGCAAAGGGCTCTCGCCGACTCCAGTCCCAGAAGTGGATCTCGTTGGCAGTGGCAATCAACAGGAGCTGAGCCGTAGGGTGGAAAGCCAAAGAAGCAATGGCATTGTTGCTGTCTGTGAACCAGCTTTCACTGCCACCCTACAAATGAACCAATCCCAAATATTCTCAGGTTATAAACTGACAGCAGACTGGGATGTCAATTTCAAGAAAGGACCATTTAAGGTAAAATGACTACTTATAGGGCCTACTTTAAATACGTCCACTGTAAAATGTAGAAAATCAGTGATCTGGCAGAGTCGCCAATTTATCAGAAAATGATTACTGTCAGCTCAGTTCTCCAAGTCATCTGCAACCCAAAGCAATGAGCCTCCACATAGCCATGGTGCACAACAGCCCACTACTAAGTCATCAGGACAAGAAGCACATTGCTTTGGCGATCATGATCAGAACACAATACAATccttgctctaaaaaaaaaaaaaaaaaaaaaaaaaaaaaaggcatctatcCTGAACATAATTTAGAACCTCCTGTACTATGCCACAATGGGCAGATGGAAGAATAGTTAAATGAGATATTCATCTTAGAATGGAGGAATATGGATTAGATTTCCCATTATTTAAGTGGGGAAGACCACCTCTTACTCAGATGTAGTCCTAAAAACCTGGCTAGTCTCTCCACCAGTTCAGAACTCAATGGTAAACAACTCTCTGCATTTAGAataccaaagaaatggaaatacttaCATGCAAATCCCAAATTCTGACCTCCCCATCTAGGCAGCCAGAAGCAATAAGGCCTGAGATGGTAGGATGAAAAGTGACACACCATGGAGTACGGCGGTGTCCAATCAAAGAATGAACACACTTGCCAGTCTTCACCTCCGTAATATAGATATTATGGTTCACGTGGGTGGAGGCCAACAGAGTCCTAGGAAATCAAAGAGTAGGAAATGAATGTGAAGCATGTAGGAGGGTAACAAACTTTATCAGTTCTGGATAACTGGCTTTTGAGTATTCCTCACCCCAGCGTGGAAACACTACACCCTAGTCATTATAAACAACAGAAGTATTCTGATCTTTAAAAGCTTTGGCTTCTCCACACTGTCCCCAAATGACACATGTCCCCTtcagagactgtttttttccagCAGAAAAATTATCATGCCATCAGTGGCCTGCATCACACTGCCAAAGGATTGTAATTGAGAAATTTTCTGAGTTTGGAGGCTCAAGgtccactgtttcctttgcttattcCTGTCATTTCTATGGTTAGCAACGCTCATCTACTTTCTATCCCCTTTTGATAACACTGGCAAAGTGCTGTTCATGCAAAGCTTCAAAGAGCCCTAGGGATGTTACCAAGCTAGACCAAATATACAGAAAGCAATGCTGTACCAAGTCTTAAGTTATAGATAAGTACTAGGTACCTGTCTGGGCTGAAGGCCAGTAAAAAGGTAGAGCGTGGACTATCCGGCAGTTCTACTCTCTGAAAAAccaagaaaagttaaaatacattatttataaacTATGGCTCACTCGATCTCAAAAAGTACAACAACCACTGTACAATAGTAGTCAGTATAAGCTAAAAAACTGGAGACAACGATCAAGCCACAAGTTGAGAGACAGAAATCCAAATTACCTTTAAGAAAAATGTCTAGCTCTAAAGGGAAAAGATTATTTCTAGCCCAAAAattcttccaaatttatttttaaaactccgtTAAGTTAGATGTCTCAATTCTCTCACACAAAATAATTATGCCTCAATTCTACATCATTAGCCCATTCTAAAACCCCATCTACAGTTACCCCTACAAATCCAATGTCAAAAATATCTGTTTTTCCTACCTTGCCCTCCCATTTCATCCACCGAGTTTTATCTTCCACTAGCTCCTGCAGAAGCCGCTGAGCTCCAAAGGCCCGAGTGCCCCGTTCTCGCCCCCAGAGTATCCGCACAGCATTCTTCTCTGGAACAACCTTCATGGTGCTCAGTAGCCACTGTCACACCAGgcacaggaagagaaggagcgaGCAACTGCTCCACAAGCTGAAGCAGCTAAAATGAGGCCATTCAGGTCCTTGTAAGTTGTCTTCATGGAAATCTAAAGGATGAATATTAAAGTCAAAGAACATCTATTCTGCAATCAGAGAGGCTCCCCATTGCAAATGTGATTGAGATCGAAGAGGTTAAgtactttttttcatatttaatgaCACTCTCTCAGGAAGGACCCTTCTCCCAGACcttttcttccaaaaatatttcatcctttttttccccaagttttttcttaattctagTTATCATATCTAACAAAATTACTTCATTCTTAAATTCCTTTCATATCCTCAGTAGCCCAGCCTTATATCTGAAGAATATATCATTCTCTAAGCAGTTAGTCTTACTATTTTATCAGGCAGGAAGAACTTTTGTTactaataaagtctaaaaacttgtcaagaacaaaacacaacacagcaCCTGCCCTCCCTTCTCACCATACTGCCTCcctatcccccaaccccctccttaTCACTTGGGCAGCCTCCAAGCCAAAGAACAGATAACTGATTTTAAAAGGCTGTAACCTGAGTTCTagttctctatctcttttttttaagtggtggtgggagaggggcagagggagagaagaatctcaagcagactccatgcccaacgcagagcctgacatggggctcgatctcacaaccctgagattataacctgcagcgaaatcaagagtcagatgcttaaccaactgagccacccaggggccccaaggtaTGGTTCTTATGCAGTCGCTTCAACTCTATCTCCTACCTAAACGCATGTGCATAAGGACTACTTTGAGAtatctttctcactctctttttctcgtGTCCAGTGAAGTTCCGGAGTAGCAGAGaggatgaaaaagaaggaaaaaaaaaattaaattcctttttctcATCCACCACAAGCCTTAAGAGCATAGTTCTATAGTTtatcacaaaacaaaaattcaactaaAACATCAACTAGCagcaaaatacacacacatgcaacaATTAAAGAACTGTGGTTcctctatacaatggaatatgcaACCCAGTAAAACGGCACTTCAGAAAAATACAAGTGAAATGTTATTCACTGTAGTTcggttttaaaaaatttcaaatgtgtAGAAAAGTCGAAAAAACAGTATAATAAACACACTATTTGCTACTTAGACTCAACTGTTAATATTTGGCCACATTTGCTTTATCCAGCTCTATGAACACAATattatttgtgttgtttttttatttgtttctgaacCATTTCATCAGGCTTCAAGATGCTTTAACCCTATACACCTCACTGTGCATCTGCTAAAGATAAGGACATTTGACTTCATAACCACAATACCAGTAAGTACAATGGGGACCAGTAAGTCCTCATTCAAATGTCCCCaactatcttaaaaaaatgtctttaatatttggcttaaaaaaaaaaaaaacagaatccaACCAAAAGTCAAGCAATGAATTTGGTTGTCATGTTTCTTTAGTCTCTTTTACTCTAAAATGGCCTCCAAGTTTTGCTTTGGTTGGTTTTATGTTTAGTTATTTACAaacaagctttttctttttttttttaagagggggagtagcagggggagagcattttctttttttaaagattttatttatttatttgatagagagcacgaGTAGTAGGGAAAGCAGCatgcaaagggagaaacaggctccttgctaaccaggaagcccaacacgggggctccatcccagcactgaGGGCTCCttacctgagtgaaaggcagatgcccaacgactgagcctcccaggtgccccaagacagagagaatctttttttttttaaattatttttattaatatataatgtattatttgccccaggggtacaggtctgtgaatcatcaggctcacacatttcacagcactaacCACAGCACATTCCCCAAGAcacagagaatctttttttttttaaaagattttatttgtttatttgacagacagagatcacaagtagacagagaggcaggcagagagagagagaggaaagcaggctccctgctgagcagagagcccgatgtgggactcgatcccaggaccctgggattatgacctgagctgaaggcagcggcctaaaccactgagccacccaagcgccctgaagacacagagaatcttaagcaggctccaccctcatCTCAGAACCCAACATACAAGGCTCAatcctacgaccctgagatcataacctgagctgatatcatgagtcacccaggtaccccgaacACAAGCTTTTTTGAAGTCAAGGACAGGTGACTTGGGGAATGTCTTACATCttagttttgtctgtttgtttcttcACAGTGCCATTTAGGTTACCTCTCTATCCCTTACATTTCCTATAAACGGAAGGCTAGATCTAAAACACTGATTAGATTTAGGCTGAGAGTTTCTGGCAAGAATGCCTTACAGGTGATGCTATGTATGTACCTCCTGATGCAGCACAGCAGGTGGCCTATATTCTCAGGCTGTTCCACTTAGCGCAACTTGGAAAATTATGTGATCATTTGGAAAAATATGACTACTTGGTTGAGTCTGTAACTGAAAAAGCTCTCTTTATAAAGGTATAGTCCCTCCTCCCTTTATAATTAGCAATCTTTGGCTAATATTTGGCATCAAGTGAATATCCTGCTCCTTCTCAACTTTTTGCTTGATAGTTTAGCAGTCACTGATGACTCCTTGAACTATCAGGGTCTGAAATAATGTT
It encodes:
- the AMBRA1 gene encoding activating molecule in BECN1-regulated autophagy protein 1 isoform X1, whose protein sequence is MKVVPEKNAVRILWGRERGTRAFGAQRLLQELVEDKTRWMKWEGKRVELPDSPRSTFLLAFSPDRTLLASTHVNHNIYITEVKTGKCVHSLIGHRRTPWCVTFHPTISGLIASGCLDGEVRIWDLHGGSESWFTDSNNAIASLAFHPTAQLLLIATANEIHFWDWSRREPFAVVKTASEMERVRLVRFDPLGHYLLTAIVNPSNQQGDDEPEIPIDGTELSHYRQRALLQSQPVRRTPLLHNFLHMLSSRSSGIQVGEQSTVQDSATPSPPPPPPQPSTERPRTSAYIRLRQRVSYPTAECCQHLGILCLCSRCSGTRVPSLLPHQDSVPPASARATTPSFSFVQTEPFHPPEQASSAQQDQGLLNRPSAFSTVQSSTAGNTLRNLSLGPTRRSLGGPLSSHPSRYHREIAPGLTGSEWTRTVLSLNSRSEAESMPPPRTSASSVSLLSVLRQQEGGSQASVYTSATEGRGFPASGLAAESDGGSGSSQNNSGSIRHELQCDLRRFFLEYDRLQELDHSLSGEVPQTQQAQEMLNNNIESERPGPSHQPTPHSSENNSNLSRGHLNRCRACHNLLTFNNDTLRWERTTPNYSSSEASSSWQVPTTFEGMPSSGSQLPPLERTEGQTPSSSRLELSSSTSPQEERTVGVAFNQETGHWERIYTQSSRSGTVPQEALHQDMPEESSEEDSLRRRLLESSLISLSRYDGAGSREHPIYPDPARLSPAAYYAQRMIQYLSRRDSIRQRSMRYQQNRLRSSTSSSSSDNQGPSVEGTDLEFEDFEDNGDRSRHRAPRNARMSAPSLGRFVPRRFLLPEYLPYAGIFHERGQPGLATHSSVNRVLAGAVIGDGQSAVASNIANTTYRLQWWDFTKFDLPEISNASVNVLVQNCKIYNDASCDISADGQLLAAFIPSSQRGFPDEGILAVYSLAPHNLGEMLYTKRFGPNAISVSLSPMGRYVMVGLASRRILLHPSTEHMVAQVFRLQQAHGGETSMRRVFNVLYPMPADQRRHVSINSARWLPEPGLGLAYGTNKGDLVICRPEALNSGVEYYWDQLNETVFTVHSSSRSSERPGTSRATWRTDRDMGLMNAIGLQPRNPTTSVTSQGTQTLALQLQNAETQTERELQEPGTAASGPGEGEGSESGASGEDALSRIQRLMAEGGMTAVVQREQSTTMASMGGFGNSIIVSHRIHRGSQTGAEPAATRASSPRPSASRGLLAEPGQLAERGLSPRTASWDQPSAPGRELPQPPLPPSSPVPAPLPIPSTEGPTLHCDLTNNNHLAEGGGSSRGEAAGPSREPRNR
- the AMBRA1 gene encoding activating molecule in BECN1-regulated autophagy protein 1 isoform X5; its protein translation is MKVVPEKNAVRILWGRERGTRAFGAQRLLQELVEDKTRWMKWEGKRVELPDSPRSTFLLAFSPDRTLLASTHVNHNIYITEVKTGKCVHSLIGHRRTPWCVTFHPTISGLIASGCLDGEVRIWDLHGGSESWFTDSNNAIASLAFHPTAQLLLIATANEIHFWDWSRREPFAVVKTASEMERVRLVRFDPLGHYLLTAIVNPSNQQGDDEPEIPIDGTELSHYRQRALLQSQPVRRTPLLHNFLHMLSSRSSGIQVGEQSTVQDSATPSPPPPPPQPSTERPRTSAYIRLRQRVSYPTAECCQHLGILCLCSRCSGTRVPSLLPHQDSVPPASARATTPSFSFVQTEPFHPPEQASSAQQDQGLLNRPSAFSTVQSSTAGNTLRNLSLGPTRRSLGGPLSSHPSRYHREIAPGLTGSEWTRTVLSLNSRSEAESMPPPRTSASSVSLLSVLRQQEGGSQASVYTSATEGRGFPASGLAAESDGGSGSSQNNSGSIRHELQCDLRRFFLEYDRLQELDHSLSGEVPQTQQAQEMLNNNIESERPGPSHQPTPHSSENNSNLSRGHLNRCRACHNLLTFNNDTLRWERTTPNYSSSEASSSWQVPTTFEGMPSSGSQLPPLERTEGQTPSSSRLELSSSTSPQEERTVGVAFNQETGHWERIYTQSSRSGTVPQEALHQDMPEESSEEDSLRRDNGDRSRHRAPRNARMSAPSLGRFVPRRFLLPEYLPYAGIFHERGQPGLATHSSVNRVLAGAVIGDGQSAVASNIANTTYRLQWWDFTKFDLPEISNASVNVLVQNCKIYNDASCDISADGQLLAAFIPSSQRGFPDEGILAVYSLAPHNLGEMLYTKRFGPNAISVSLSPMGRYVMVGLASRRILLHPSTEHMVAQVFRLQQAHGGETSMRRVFNVLYPMPADQRRHVSINSARWLPEPGLGLAYGTNKGDLVICRPEALNSGVEYYWDQLNETVFTVHSSSRSSERPGTSRATWRTDRDMGLMNAIGLQPRNPTTSVTSQGTQTLALQLQNAETQTERELQEPGTAASGPGEGEGSESGASGEDALSRIQRLMAEGGMTAVVQREQSTTMASMGGFGNSIIVSHRIHRGSQTGAEPAATRASSPRPSASRGLLAEPGQLAERGLSPRTASWDQPSAPGRELPQPPLPPSSPVPAPLPIPSTEGPTLHCDLTNNNHLAEGGGSSRGEAAGPSREPRNR